In Garciella nitratireducens DSM 15102, a single window of DNA contains:
- a CDS encoding putative polysaccharide biosynthesis protein, whose product MKAQSLIFSTIFLAVINILIRILGFLYRILLVRLMGSEGLGLLELITPVTSLIGTMVGSGVPIAMIRLTTQSLAKNKLRQSFKTIEYTAWIMILFSLFLSIFLYINAPFIATNILKDKRLIIPLKIFSPIIVFPSLSALLRGYFYGSKNVIPPAFSQLGEQVIRMIIVISLLHLLCPFQEDKAISISMLGNIFGEIIGMLILIIFFVFTKKKFKKEDNEEIPKVSFLKTLFSFGSIAIPITFSRMVSSLLRVATSIIVPGRLMASGLDQSTSLSLFGQINGMVIPLLFIPFTLTSALVMNLIPRISEAVETSNQILLHRYLDKTFHLTFLIGLPLSGIFYLFSNEIFSILYHIKNGLYLSQLSIVTLFLCIYQISASILQGIGKQFSSTITFIMGMFLQLILTYILVGNPKYQIKGYVFSYLISYIFIALINFFMVFYFTKDKMNTKEWILKPFISTVFALVFSKSAFFFLKSSFHQFVCFLICIIIFGILYFITLFLSKNIQSFLKE is encoded by the coding sequence ATGAAAGCACAAAGTTTAATATTTTCTACTATTTTTCTAGCCGTAATAAATATTCTAATACGAATTTTAGGGTTTTTATATCGCATTCTATTGGTTCGCCTTATGGGATCAGAAGGTTTAGGTTTATTGGAATTGATTACCCCTGTTACTTCCCTTATCGGTACCATGGTTGGATCTGGAGTTCCCATTGCAATGATTCGCTTAACCACTCAATCTTTAGCAAAAAACAAACTAAGACAAAGTTTTAAAACTATTGAATATACCGCATGGATTATGATTCTCTTTTCCTTATTCCTTTCCATTTTTTTATATATAAATGCCCCTTTTATAGCTACTAATATTTTAAAAGATAAGAGACTTATTATTCCTTTGAAAATCTTTTCCCCAATTATTGTTTTTCCTTCCCTATCTGCTTTGCTTAGAGGATATTTTTACGGATCAAAAAATGTTATTCCTCCTGCCTTTAGTCAATTGGGTGAACAAGTTATAAGAATGATTATCGTGATATCTCTCCTTCATCTTCTATGTCCATTTCAAGAAGATAAAGCGATTTCCATTTCTATGCTAGGAAATATATTTGGAGAAATCATAGGAATGCTTATATTAATAATTTTTTTTGTATTTACCAAAAAAAAATTTAAAAAAGAAGATAATGAGGAAATTCCAAAGGTTTCTTTTTTAAAAACGCTTTTTTCCTTTGGATCTATTGCTATTCCCATTACCTTCTCTAGAATGGTTAGTTCTCTTTTACGGGTAGCTACTTCTATCATTGTTCCAGGACGACTGATGGCGTCGGGCTTAGATCAATCCACTTCTCTTTCTCTATTTGGTCAAATAAATGGTATGGTAATACCTTTGCTTTTCATTCCATTTACTTTAACCTCAGCCCTAGTAATGAATCTCATTCCAAGGATTTCTGAAGCAGTAGAAACATCCAATCAAATTTTACTTCATAGATATTTAGATAAAACCTTTCATCTTACTTTCTTAATAGGACTTCCTTTAAGCGGTATTTTTTATCTTTTTTCTAATGAAATTTTTTCAATTCTATATCATATAAAAAATGGTCTTTATCTATCTCAACTTTCTATTGTTACATTATTTTTATGTATTTATCAGATATCCGCTTCCATTTTACAAGGAATTGGGAAACAATTTTCTTCTACTATTACTTTTATAATGGGAATGTTTTTACAATTAATTTTAACTTATATTCTAGTTGGAAATCCAAAATATCAAATAAAAGGATATGTTTTTTCTTATTTGATTTCTTATATTTTTATAGCACTTATTAACTTTTTTATGGTTTTTTATTTTACAAAAGACAAAATGAATACAAAAGAATGGATTTTAAAACCTTTTATATCTACTGTTTTTGCATTAGTATTTTCAAAATCCGCTTTCTTCTTTTTAAAGAGTTCTTTTCATCAATTTGTATGTTTCTTAATTTGTATCATTATCTTTGGAATTCTATATTTTATCACCTTGTTTCTTAGCAAAAATATTCAATCTTTTTTAAAAGAATAA
- the prdA gene encoding D-proline reductase (dithiol) proprotein PrdA, producing MSITPETAEQHKMDYAVVCCRTEAGKNITADDLEDPAIFPDLEDSGLLTIPENCLKIGEVLGAKLVKTIDSLTPLTPDLLEGINKIEESSEKEATEEVKSKEGIVESTEVPSTVVSNNSGTLKIHIGEGKDINLEIPMGYTTGPIDQSATTKNASEQVMEITDNKKLEAQQEKEKKVRELVKKHYKIDKVEFGSETKIEGTTLYLRKDICKDAINADELVISIDLDIITPDKYNQYSETIMDVQPIATKEGDSKLGTGVTRVLDGVVMMVTGIDEGGVQIGEFGSSEGILQENIMWNRPGSPDKGDIFIKSEVVIKEHTNMERRGPLAAHKATDVITQEIREALKKLEDENLVVNTEVIEQYRRPGKKKVVIVKEIMGQGAMHDNLILPVEPVGVLGGKPNVDLGNVPVMLSPLEVLDGGIHALTCIGPASKETSRHYWREPLVIEAMNDPEVDLCGVIFVGSPQINSEKYYVSERLGMIVEGLDVDGAFVTTEGFGNNHIDFASHIEQIGMRGIPVVGMSFCAVQGALVVGNEYMKYMIDNNKSEAGIENEILCCNTLCPEDAIRAMAMLKTAMAGEEVKAPERKWNPNVKENNLELIEKAYDIEIERVENEQALPMSQKRKEKYS from the coding sequence ATGTCTATTACTCCAGAAACTGCAGAACAACACAAAATGGATTATGCGGTAGTATGTTGTAGAACAGAAGCAGGGAAGAATATTACTGCTGATGATTTGGAGGATCCAGCTATTTTCCCAGATTTAGAAGATTCCGGACTTCTGACTATTCCAGAGAATTGCCTAAAAATCGGAGAGGTTTTAGGAGCAAAATTAGTAAAAACTATTGATTCTTTAACTCCCCTTACTCCAGATTTATTAGAGGGCATAAATAAAATAGAAGAATCTTCAGAGAAAGAAGCAACGGAAGAAGTAAAATCAAAAGAAGGTATAGTTGAATCAACAGAAGTTCCATCTACTGTAGTATCTAATAATTCAGGGACATTAAAGATTCATATTGGAGAAGGAAAGGATATTAATTTAGAAATACCAATGGGATATACTACTGGGCCAATAGATCAGTCTGCTACAACTAAAAATGCATCAGAGCAGGTTATGGAAATAACTGACAATAAGAAATTAGAAGCGCAACAAGAAAAAGAAAAAAAAGTAAGAGAATTAGTAAAAAAACATTATAAAATTGATAAAGTAGAATTTGGCTCAGAAACTAAGATAGAAGGAACGACGCTATACCTTAGAAAAGATATTTGCAAAGATGCAATAAATGCTGATGAATTAGTAATTTCTATCGACTTAGATATTATTACTCCTGATAAATATAATCAATATAGTGAAACGATTATGGATGTCCAACCCATTGCTACTAAAGAAGGAGATAGTAAATTAGGTACAGGTGTAACTAGAGTATTAGATGGAGTTGTTATGATGGTTACTGGTATCGATGAAGGAGGAGTACAAATCGGAGAATTTGGTTCTTCAGAAGGTATTTTACAAGAAAATATCATGTGGAATAGACCGGGTTCTCCAGATAAGGGAGATATTTTCATAAAAAGTGAAGTAGTTATCAAAGAGCATACAAATATGGAAAGAAGAGGACCATTAGCTGCTCATAAAGCAACGGATGTTATTACTCAAGAAATTAGAGAAGCATTAAAAAAATTAGAAGATGAAAATTTGGTAGTAAATACTGAAGTTATTGAACAATACAGAAGACCTGGGAAGAAAAAAGTAGTCATTGTAAAAGAAATTATGGGGCAAGGGGCTATGCATGACAACTTAATCTTGCCTGTAGAACCAGTAGGTGTATTAGGAGGAAAACCTAATGTAGATCTTGGGAATGTTCCTGTAATGCTTAGTCCTTTGGAGGTATTAGATGGCGGAATTCATGCTTTGACCTGTATTGGTCCTGCTTCTAAAGAAACTTCTAGACATTATTGGAGAGAGCCATTAGTTATTGAAGCTATGAACGATCCAGAAGTTGATCTTTGTGGTGTAATTTTTGTAGGAAGTCCACAAATTAATTCAGAAAAGTATTATGTATCTGAAAGACTAGGTATGATAGTTGAAGGGTTAGATGTAGATGGTGCATTTGTTACCACAGAAGGATTTGGAAATAATCATATTGATTTTGCAAGTCATATTGAACAAATCGGTATGAGAGGAATTCCTGTAGTCGGGATGTCATTCTGTGCGGTACAAGGAGCCTTAGTGGTAGGAAATGAATATATGAAGTATATGATAGATAATAATAAGTCTGAAGCAGGAATTGAAAATGAAATATTATGTTGCAATACTTTATGCCCTGAGGATGCAATCCGTGCTATGGCTATGCTAAAAACTGCTATGGCTGGAGAAGAAGTAAAGGCTCCAGAGAGAAAATGGAATCCAAATGTAAAAGAAAATAATTTAGAACTGATTGAAAAAGCTTATGATATAGAGATTGAAAGAGTAGAAAATGAGCAAGCACTTCCCATGAGTCAAAAAAGAAAAGAAAAATATTCATAG
- a CDS encoding glycine/sarcosine/betaine reductase component B subunit gives MGIGPSTKETTLHHFRDPLLNIATSDNDLDVVGVILVGTPQDNSDKMFVGQRVAAWLEAMRVDGAILSCDGWGNSHVDYANTMEEIGKRNIPVVGMAFVGTQAQFVVTNQYMDTIVDFNKSEEGIETEVVGENTVTEIDAKKAVALLKLKMRRRD, from the coding sequence ATGGGAATTGGACCTTCCACAAAGGAAACAACCCTTCATCATTTTAGAGATCCTTTATTAAATATAGCCACTTCTGATAATGATTTAGATGTTGTAGGGGTTATTTTAGTTGGTACTCCTCAAGATAATTCAGATAAAATGTTTGTAGGGCAGAGAGTAGCTGCTTGGTTAGAGGCTATGCGTGTTGATGGAGCAATATTATCCTGTGATGGTTGGGGGAATAGTCATGTAGATTATGCTAACACTATGGAAGAAATTGGAAAGAGAAATATTCCAGTGGTAGGAATGGCATTTGTAGGGACCCAAGCTCAGTTTGTAGTTACCAACCAATATATGGATACTATTGTGGATTTTAATAAATCAGAAGAAGGAATTGAAACAGAAGTAGTAGGAGAAAATACAGTGACTGAGATTGATGCGAAAAAAGCTGTTGCATTATTAAAATTAAAAATGCGAAGGAGAGATTAA
- a CDS encoding single-stranded DNA-binding protein → MDTNKVIIAGKIKNELEFSHSIYGEAFYNTYIEISRLSDIKDVLPISVSERLIQGKKLKVGDYVSVEGQLRSYNKMINGNNKLVLLIFVKELELISSREEIENPNQIYLDGFICKSPSYRTTPFGREITDLLVAVNRPYNKSDYIPCIAWGRNARFCGNLKIGQHLNLWGRIQSREYQKKYPTGEIVNKVAYEVSISKMELLNEKEVQDQETV, encoded by the coding sequence ATGGATACTAATAAGGTGATAATAGCAGGAAAAATAAAAAATGAACTTGAATTTAGCCACTCTATTTATGGAGAAGCATTTTATAATACTTACATAGAAATTTCTCGTCTCAGTGATATTAAAGATGTTTTACCTATAAGTGTTTCAGAAAGGCTAATTCAAGGAAAAAAATTAAAGGTAGGAGATTATGTGTCTGTAGAAGGGCAACTTCGCTCTTATAATAAAATGATAAATGGGAATAATAAATTAGTTCTTCTTATATTTGTCAAAGAATTAGAACTTATTTCATCACGAGAAGAAATAGAAAATCCTAATCAAATTTATTTAGATGGGTTTATTTGTAAAAGTCCTTCTTATCGTACAACTCCATTTGGGAGAGAGATCACAGATCTTCTTGTTGCAGTGAATAGACCTTATAATAAATCAGATTATATTCCATGTATTGCATGGGGAAGAAATGCAAGATTTTGTGGAAATTTAAAAATAGGCCAACATTTAAATTTATGGGGAAGAATACAAAGTAGAGAGTATCAGAAGAAATATCCTACGGGAGAGATAGTAAATAAAGTAGCTTATGAAGTTTCTATTTCAAAAATGGAGCTTCTTAATGAAAAAGAAGTGCAAGACCAAGAAACTGTATAA
- the pdaB gene encoding polysaccharide deacetylase family sporulation protein PdaB, with the protein MKIIFIKKRKGFIFVTVFLLVIVSVLYSQGIAPKSFQAFIQQDRQIPIYSVDTPEKRIAISFDAAWGDEFTQQILDILENYHVKSTFFLVGMWVDEYPEQVKKIHDAGHDIGNHSNTHPDMAKIPKEEIIKELDTTGKKIKKITGKESILFRPPFGSYNDTLITTAKEQGYYTIQWDVDSLDWKEEGVEPVIERVTSKVRNGSIILFHNNAKYLTKALPTILETLQKEGYEIVPISELIYKKDYSIDHTGRQFKN; encoded by the coding sequence TTGAAGATTATTTTCATTAAAAAAAGAAAAGGTTTTATTTTTGTTACAGTTTTTTTACTGGTTATTGTATCCGTACTTTATAGTCAGGGGATTGCTCCAAAGAGTTTTCAAGCTTTTATACAACAAGATCGGCAAATACCTATTTATAGCGTAGATACTCCTGAAAAGAGAATAGCCATTAGTTTTGATGCAGCTTGGGGAGATGAATTTACTCAACAAATTTTAGATATTCTAGAAAATTATCATGTGAAATCTACTTTTTTTTTAGTAGGAATGTGGGTAGATGAGTATCCGGAGCAAGTAAAAAAAATTCATGACGCTGGTCATGATATAGGCAATCATTCTAATACCCATCCTGATATGGCAAAAATTCCAAAAGAAGAGATTATAAAAGAGTTAGATACTACTGGAAAAAAGATAAAAAAAATTACTGGAAAAGAATCTATTTTATTTCGTCCTCCCTTTGGATCTTATAACGATACATTAATTACAACGGCAAAGGAGCAAGGTTATTATACTATTCAATGGGATGTGGATTCGCTGGACTGGAAGGAAGAAGGAGTAGAGCCTGTCATAGAGAGAGTAACATCTAAGGTACGGAATGGTTCTATTATATTATTTCATAATAATGCAAAATATTTGACTAAAGCACTTCCTACTATATTAGAGACTTTGCAAAAAGAAGGATATGAAATTGTACCAATATCAGAATTAATTTATAAAAAAGATTATTCTATTGATCATACAGGAAGGCAATTTAAAAATTAA
- a CDS encoding TrkA C-terminal domain-containing protein, translating to MRGSSRYSQIALDMAHKIVQGELTIGEKLYGRSTLASLYNVSPETIRRSLALLSQAGIVEVNQGSGVTIRSKDLAYEFIEKYKSKNSLVSIKKELRKLVKQKKEMENHMYELINNLIEYSDNLKHITPYNPFEIEIDESYQNAGRTVAEVEFWKKTGGTIIAIKRGEEMIISPGPNYTLNVGDTIVVVGDLDVYYKVKRFLSQD from the coding sequence TTGAGAGGTTCATCTAGATATTCACAAATTGCTTTAGACATGGCACATAAAATTGTACAAGGGGAACTAACGATAGGAGAAAAACTATATGGTAGGTCTACTTTAGCTAGTTTATATAATGTATCTCCTGAAACAATTCGACGTTCTCTTGCTCTATTATCACAAGCAGGAATCGTAGAAGTTAATCAAGGAAGTGGAGTGACTATAAGATCCAAGGACTTAGCTTATGAGTTCATAGAAAAATATAAAAGTAAAAATTCATTAGTTAGTATCAAAAAAGAATTAAGAAAATTAGTAAAACAGAAAAAAGAAATGGAAAATCATATGTATGAGCTAATTAATAATTTAATAGAATATAGTGATAATTTAAAACACATTACTCCATATAATCCTTTTGAGATTGAAATAGATGAATCTTATCAAAACGCTGGAAGGACAGTAGCCGAAGTAGAATTTTGGAAAAAAACGGGAGGGACTATTATTGCTATTAAACGAGGGGAAGAGATGATTATTTCTCCAGGACCTAATTATACTTTAAATGTTGGAGATACCATTGTGGTAGTAGGAGATCTTGATGTTTACTATAAAGTAAAACGATTTTTAAGTCAAGATTAG
- a CDS encoding helix-turn-helix domain-containing protein produces MEQKKAAEILNIPRSTLYYKLNQYKIEKK; encoded by the coding sequence CTGGAACAAAAAAAGGCAGCAGAGATTCTTAACATTCCTAGAAGTACCTTGTATTATAAATTAAATCAATATAAGATTGAAAAAAAATAA
- the prdC gene encoding proline reductase-associated electron transfer protein PrdC: protein MEFRFPLKQHVGAPCISIVKEAEEIQRGQKIAEPNGLGAYIHSSVNGVVKTVNDYEIIIEGDENQPKDYLPIKETNNKLEAIREAGIIGAGGAGFPTHIKLKTKIPGGYAIVNAAECEPILGHNIHYLEKNAKKVINGLKYIMEITEAQHGIIAIKPKHKNAIDKLKEAIGKDPIDIKFLKDLYPAGDERVIIREILGIELKPGQLPSEANAVVQNVETVKNIALAIEDRKPVIDKDVTVGGRVKNAPKGMVIMDVPVGYPVIRLIETAGGYVNPHGEIVLGGPFTGKSGKEDTPVTKTLGGVLVAMPFPQDKRKFGILACECGAQEGRLREIVEAMGGKVVAEEKCKRMVEVGGRYRCELPGICPGQAQTVMKLKKKGAEVIFTGSCGDUTNTVMTVTPRLGVPTYHHTDHVLRAAGERLVRKIQNK, encoded by the coding sequence ATGGAATTTCGTTTTCCTCTAAAGCAACATGTAGGAGCACCTTGTATTTCTATAGTTAAGGAGGCTGAGGAAATACAAAGAGGACAAAAAATCGCTGAACCTAATGGTTTAGGAGCTTATATTCATAGTAGTGTAAATGGAGTAGTAAAAACAGTCAATGATTATGAAATTATCATTGAAGGGGATGAAAATCAACCTAAAGATTATTTACCCATTAAGGAAACGAATAATAAGCTAGAAGCTATTAGAGAAGCTGGAATAATTGGTGCTGGTGGAGCAGGATTTCCTACTCATATCAAATTAAAAACAAAGATTCCAGGAGGATATGCAATAGTAAATGCAGCAGAATGTGAACCCATTTTAGGACATAATATTCACTATCTTGAAAAAAATGCTAAAAAGGTTATTAATGGACTAAAATATATTATGGAAATTACAGAAGCACAACATGGAATCATTGCTATAAAACCCAAACATAAAAATGCTATAGATAAATTAAAAGAAGCTATTGGTAAAGATCCTATTGATATTAAGTTTTTAAAGGATTTATATCCAGCGGGAGATGAGAGAGTTATTATTCGAGAGATTTTAGGGATAGAGCTAAAGCCAGGCCAACTTCCTAGTGAAGCAAATGCAGTTGTGCAAAATGTAGAAACGGTAAAAAATATTGCTTTAGCTATTGAAGATAGAAAACCGGTTATAGATAAGGATGTAACTGTAGGAGGAAGAGTAAAAAATGCTCCTAAAGGTATGGTTATTATGGATGTCCCTGTAGGATATCCTGTAATTCGACTTATCGAAACTGCTGGAGGGTATGTAAATCCTCATGGGGAAATTGTATTAGGAGGACCTTTTACAGGAAAAAGTGGAAAGGAAGATACTCCTGTTACAAAAACCTTAGGGGGCGTATTGGTGGCTATGCCATTTCCTCAAGATAAACGTAAGTTTGGAATTTTAGCATGTGAATGTGGTGCCCAAGAGGGAAGATTAAGAGAAATTGTAGAAGCTATGGGAGGAAAAGTAGTAGCTGAAGAAAAGTGTAAAAGAATGGTTGAGGTAGGAGGAAGATATCGTTGTGAACTTCCTGGTATCTGTCCAGGGCAAGCTCAAACGGTAATGAAACTAAAGAAAAAAGGTGCGGAAGTTATTTTTACTGGTAGCTGCGGTGACTGAACGAACACTGTTATGACAGTTACTCCTAGGTTAGGAGTACCCACATATCATCATACAGATCATGTTCTACGAGCCGCAGGAGAAAGATTAGTAAGAAAAATTCAAAATAAATAA
- the prdB gene encoding D-proline reductase (dithiol) protein PrdB gives MNLSIVRGLQSEIFAPITPPSVFTPVTKELKDMKVALASAAGVHLKSDKRFNLAGDFSFRFIPGDTPTSELMVSHGGYDNGDVNKDINCMFPLDRLRELKEEGLIGEVAETHIGFMGGGGNQQKFTEETGPAIAKILKDEGVDAVLLTAGUGTCHRSAVIVQRAIEEIGIPTIIIAALPPVVRQNGTPRAVAPLVPMGANAGEPNNPEMQRNIVRDALKQLVEIQTPGKIVPLPYEYIAKV, from the coding sequence ATGAATCTTTCAATAGTAAGAGGATTGCAATCTGAAATATTTGCTCCTATTACACCACCTTCGGTATTTACTCCTGTAACCAAAGAGTTAAAGGATATGAAGGTAGCGTTAGCATCAGCAGCTGGCGTGCATTTAAAATCAGATAAAAGATTTAATTTAGCAGGAGATTTTAGCTTTAGATTTATTCCAGGGGATACACCTACGAGTGAATTGATGGTATCTCATGGTGGATATGATAATGGTGATGTAAACAAAGATATTAACTGTATGTTTCCTCTTGATCGATTAAGAGAGTTAAAAGAAGAGGGACTAATTGGTGAAGTAGCTGAGACTCATATTGGTTTTATGGGTGGAGGTGGAAATCAACAAAAGTTCACTGAGGAAACAGGTCCAGCTATTGCTAAAATTTTAAAAGATGAGGGCGTAGATGCAGTATTGCTTACTGCTGGGTGAGGTACTTGTCACCGCTCTGCCGTGATTGTGCAGAGAGCAATTGAAGAAATTGGTATTCCTACGATTATTATTGCTGCCCTTCCTCCAGTAGTACGTCAAAATGGAACTCCAAGAGCAGTTGCACCTTTAGTTCCTATGGGAGCTAATGCTGGAGAACCTAACAATCCAGAAATGCAAAGAAATATTGTTCGAGATGCTTTAAAACAGCTAGTAGAAATTCAAACGCCAGGTAAAATTGTTCCTTTACCCTATGAATATATTGCTAAAGTCTAA
- a CDS encoding Mur ligase family protein — protein MENNPLNFTGITANFQNVKPGFIFIETEEKNQMIEKAIQKGAKLIITEKDLSSQKIPHLQVKNIQKALKNINALFYSSFKHHMKTIGITGTNGKTTTASMIQKIFKEYKKNILLTTDSNIINSSIEECLYCRNKNEIQWMVMEVSSEGLKENKVNEIEFDTAIFTNISNDHLDYHKSFEDYFSSKKSLFQGLKKNTRAIINGDDPWSLKLLEGKKDIYVITYGLNSKSTITASSIDIGEKIRFNYCIQRSLDTYQKNKIEVQEFPIEMNLLGYHNIYNALAAITTAIIYEIPIEIIQRALKNFTTLNRRSQLIQNFPYVVLDDYANNPSSFEAAFQTLQSIDYKDVHVVVSITADKAERINQENIQTIANWCSLLKIQNLYITGSEDYITEEDRMNPIERQAFLNILNEKNISFYFHPCLKDSMKNLLSRIKKNDLIMLLGSKGMDQGINILEKLL, from the coding sequence ATGGAAAACAATCCATTAAACTTTACAGGAATTACAGCAAATTTTCAAAATGTAAAGCCAGGTTTTATTTTTATAGAAACTGAAGAAAAAAATCAAATGATTGAGAAAGCAATACAAAAAGGTGCAAAATTGATTATCACTGAAAAAGATCTTAGCTCTCAAAAGATTCCTCATTTACAAGTAAAAAATATACAAAAAGCTTTAAAAAATATAAATGCACTTTTTTATTCTTCATTCAAGCATCATATGAAAACAATAGGAATAACAGGAACGAATGGGAAAACTACTACTGCTAGCATGATACAGAAGATTTTTAAAGAATACAAAAAGAATATCTTACTTACTACTGACAGCAACATTATAAATTCCTCTATTGAAGAATGTTTGTATTGTAGAAATAAAAATGAAATTCAATGGATGGTTATGGAAGTATCTTCCGAAGGATTAAAGGAGAATAAAGTAAATGAAATAGAGTTTGATACAGCAATTTTTACCAATATATCCAATGATCATTTGGATTATCATAAAAGTTTTGAAGATTATTTTTCTTCTAAAAAAAGTTTATTTCAAGGATTAAAGAAAAATACGAGGGCAATTATCAATGGAGATGATCCTTGGTCGTTAAAACTTTTAGAAGGGAAAAAAGATATTTATGTAATTACTTATGGATTAAATTCAAAATCTACCATTACGGCTTCTAGTATTGATATCGGAGAAAAAATACGTTTTAATTATTGTATACAAAGATCATTAGATACTTATCAAAAAAATAAAATAGAAGTACAAGAATTTCCTATAGAAATGAATTTATTAGGTTATCATAATATTTACAATGCTTTGGCTGCTATTACAACAGCAATAATCTATGAAATCCCTATAGAGATCATACAAAGAGCGTTAAAAAATTTTACAACTCTAAATAGAAGATCACAACTTATACAAAATTTCCCCTATGTAGTTTTAGATGATTATGCTAATAATCCCAGTAGTTTTGAAGCAGCTTTTCAAACACTTCAATCTATAGACTATAAGGACGTACATGTTGTAGTATCTATTACAGCAGATAAAGCGGAAAGAATTAATCAGGAAAATATACAGACCATTGCCAATTGGTGTTCTTTATTAAAGATACAAAATTTATATATCACCGGAAGTGAAGATTATATAACTGAAGAAGATAGAATGAATCCTATAGAGAGGCAAGCCTTTTTAAACATTTTAAATGAAAAAAATATTTCTTTTTATTTTCATCCATGTTTAAAAGACAGTATGAAGAATCTACTCTCCAGAATAAAAAAAAATGATCTTATTATGCTTTTAGGATCTAAAGGAATGGATCAAGGGATAAATATTCTAGAAAAATTATTATGA
- a CDS encoding CBO2463/CBO2479 domain-containing protein: protein MKLKYGDKIIYMEGIITKVEEGAIEIDFKGRLGHIKVPMRMIISDYPLKVGQEVGFNMSFLELLSPKINEKYRSNLDRKIDKEVEK from the coding sequence ATGAAATTAAAATACGGAGATAAAATTATATATATGGAAGGAATTATTACTAAGGTAGAAGAAGGAGCCATAGAAATAGATTTCAAAGGAAGATTAGGGCATATTAAAGTACCTATGAGAATGATAATTAGTGACTATCCACTAAAGGTAGGTCAGGAAGTAGGCTTTAATATGAGCTTTTTAGAGTTATTAAGCCCAAAAATTAATGAAAAATATCGTAGTAATTTAGATCGAAAAATAGATAAGGAGGTAGAAAAATGA
- the prdD gene encoding proline reductase cluster protein PrdD translates to MGNNKEIEMRRLVIKSFHMKEVILGEEFSIHNQTLIVSKNYFKDKLQQNSYVDKINIDVIYPHQHDRKINSIMDIIPISTKVLGRLGEGITHTLTGVYIMLTGADKKGNQMAEFGSSEGNLKDKLFLERPGTPGKEDIIIHVDVIFKEGLMSSRKYPLEGHRLCDIFIQEIRDIMKKLPGRQCSERHEFYDKIRPNKKRIAIVKQIAGQGAMYDNQLFSKEPSGFEGGKSIIDIGNVPIIMSPNEYRDGALRSMV, encoded by the coding sequence ATGGGAAATAATAAGGAAATAGAAATGAGAAGATTAGTTATAAAATCTTTTCATATGAAAGAAGTAATTTTAGGGGAAGAATTTTCTATACACAATCAAACACTGATTGTTTCTAAGAATTATTTTAAGGATAAACTTCAACAGAATTCTTATGTGGATAAAATTAATATTGATGTAATTTATCCTCACCAACATGATAGAAAAATTAATAGCATTATGGATATTATACCTATTTCTACTAAGGTACTAGGAAGATTAGGAGAAGGAATCACTCATACTCTTACAGGAGTTTACATTATGCTTACTGGGGCTGATAAGAAAGGAAATCAAATGGCTGAATTTGGTTCATCTGAGGGGAACCTAAAAGATAAACTTTTTTTAGAGCGTCCTGGGACTCCTGGGAAAGAGGATATTATTATTCATGTAGATGTCATTTTTAAAGAAGGATTAATGTCTAGTAGAAAATATCCTTTAGAAGGGCATCGATTATGTGATATATTTATTCAGGAAATTCGAGATATTATGAAAAAACTGCCAGGACGTCAATGTTCTGAAAGACATGAATTTTATGATAAAATTCGACCAAATAAAAAAAGGATTGCAATTGTTAAACAAATAGCAGGTCAAGGGGCGATGTATGATAATCAATTGTTTAGCAAAGAACCTTCTGGTTTTGAGGGTGGTAAATCTATTATTGATATAGGAAATGTTCCCATTATTATGAGTCCCAATGAATATCGAGATGGAGCATTACGATCTATGGTTTAA